A window of Bacillus sp. E(2018) contains these coding sequences:
- a CDS encoding alcohol dehydrogenase catalytic domain-containing protein, with the protein MQEQSIHSRTYRLLGPYQMEEVTVNRTINEGEVVVEPLIASICHADLRYFMGQRKPEVLTKKLPMALLHEGIGRVVESKSSSVSVGDRVVIVPNIPGHLLKKGDPEECSSYSQQDFVANYGEKNVFLGSGYDGIAQNRLVLPAECAIPIPNSLPNEIAVLSELCTVSYHALSRVKQKLESSQNTTVAVFGDGPVGYLTAAMIHHVYNLGPERLTVFGAIDEKLKQFTFASRKLVQNYDFRSSKKVDIIVECTGGAFSEHAINQGIDLAARGGTIILMGVSEDRVPINTRDVLEKGLSLYGSSRSSSADYHAVMKAMENIEYQKTLRAILPKRNTPIHNLSDFQTAMKSASEHRHWEKIILDFDWSAS; encoded by the coding sequence GTGCAGGAACAGTCAATCCATTCAAGGACGTATCGTTTATTAGGTCCTTATCAGATGGAAGAGGTTACCGTTAATCGAACGATTAATGAAGGTGAAGTGGTCGTTGAACCGCTGATTGCAAGCATCTGTCATGCAGACTTACGTTATTTTATGGGGCAGCGAAAGCCTGAAGTGCTTACTAAAAAACTTCCTATGGCCCTATTGCATGAGGGAATCGGAAGAGTAGTTGAAAGTAAGAGTAGCTCAGTAAGCGTTGGAGATCGTGTTGTGATTGTTCCTAATATTCCGGGGCATCTTCTTAAAAAAGGAGATCCTGAAGAGTGTAGTTCGTACTCGCAACAAGATTTCGTCGCCAATTATGGAGAGAAGAACGTGTTTTTAGGAAGCGGCTATGATGGAATTGCTCAAAATCGGTTGGTTCTACCAGCTGAATGCGCCATTCCTATCCCAAACTCACTTCCTAATGAAATTGCCGTTCTGTCAGAGCTTTGTACCGTGTCCTATCATGCGCTCAGTCGCGTTAAGCAGAAGTTAGAATCCTCTCAGAACACGACGGTAGCGGTTTTTGGAGATGGTCCAGTCGGATACTTGACGGCCGCTATGATTCATCATGTGTATAATCTTGGCCCTGAGCGATTGACGGTGTTTGGTGCAATCGATGAGAAGCTAAAACAGTTCACGTTTGCTTCAAGAAAACTAGTCCAGAACTATGATTTTAGATCTTCTAAAAAGGTAGATATTATTGTAGAATGCACGGGTGGAGCTTTTAGTGAGCATGCGATCAACCAAGGAATTGATCTTGCCGCACGCGGTGGAACAATCATCTTGATGGGCGTTTCAGAGGATCGAGTTCCAATTAATACAAGAGATGTTCTTGAAAAAGGGCTATCGCTATATGGCAGCAGCCGCAGTTCGAGTGCAGATTATCATGCAGTGATGAAAGCGATGGAGAATATAGAATACCAAAAGACACTTAGAGCGATCCTACCGAAAAGGAATACACCGATCCACAACCTATCTGATTTTCAAACGGCTATGAAATCAGCTTCCGAACATAGACATTGGGAAAAAATTATTTTAGATTTTGATTGGTCAGCTTCCTAA
- a CDS encoding DUF600 domain-containing protein, giving the protein MGKVFEDYFSELQTDMVAICLEYVEHEADDIYIYFSYEPEMYVFDVFYKINNQFVYRHNLNDAIDSTSEKNFNYDTSEQRQEAVLDIGLKNLEKIHELCKEYEREMPTEIKLHYNVQQNSLTGKYKYDLIYSNDKEILPDEIFEEWFVQVQNS; this is encoded by the coding sequence TAAAGTATTTGAAGATTATTTTTCTGAATTACAAACAGATATGGTGGCTATCTGCTTAGAATACGTTGAACATGAAGCAGATGATATTTACATTTATTTTTCCTACGAACCAGAAATGTATGTCTTTGATGTATTTTACAAAATAAATAATCAGTTTGTTTATAGGCATAATTTGAACGATGCAATAGACTCCACAAGTGAGAAAAATTTTAATTATGATACTTCTGAACAAAGGCAAGAAGCTGTTTTGGATATTGGACTAAAAAATCTAGAAAAAATTCATGAACTGTGCAAAGAATATGAAAGAGAAATGCCTACAGAAATAAAATTGCATTATAATGTGCAACAGAATAGTTTAACAGGAAAATATAAATACGATTTAATCTATTCTAATGACAAAGAGATCTTACCAGATGAAATTTTTGAAGAATGGTTTGTACAAGTCCAAAATAGCTAA
- a CDS encoding SMI1/KNR4 family protein yields MNKEELKNFINEHKEPDDFTEGVDEVQIDAIQNELEVELSESYKWFLTTYGSGGLFGVHILGVAKSNRATVSVNTTKYRNLGLEKDLVVIEDAGEYVYCLYTSRMENNECPVIAWNRPGGMDDFNTAKNFYEFLSQRLIDSQEAWEEDF; encoded by the coding sequence ATGAATAAAGAAGAACTAAAAAACTTCATTAATGAACATAAGGAACCAGATGATTTTACGGAAGGGGTAGATGAAGTTCAAATTGATGCTATTCAAAATGAGCTAGAGGTAGAACTTTCAGAAAGTTATAAGTGGTTCTTAACTACCTATGGGTCTGGAGGATTATTTGGAGTCCATATATTAGGTGTAGCTAAGTCTAATAGAGCTACTGTTTCTGTTAATACTACGAAATATAGAAATCTTGGGCTGGAAAAGGATCTAGTAGTTATTGAAGATGCTGGGGAATATGTTTATTGTCTATATACTAGCAGAATGGAGAATAATGAGTGCCCAGTAATAGCGTGGAATAGACCAGGTGGAATGGATGACTTCAATACGGCAAAGAACTTTTATGAATTTTTATCACAGAGGTTAATCGATTCACAAGAAGCATGGGAAGAGGATTTTTAA
- a CDS encoding immunity 22 family protein, giving the protein MEKQGMVSIWLGNVNSLDQLEEYIKYTYDEKGESVPSRFFEDFNIDMDETDEDFIEKGVLKKKSDKISELLEGCSYIEAILHNMNKSINLTKAYNAIILIYNFEYENYVGKSGQFQYIISTSYLK; this is encoded by the coding sequence ATGGAAAAGCAAGGGATGGTCTCAATATGGTTAGGGAATGTTAACTCACTGGATCAGTTAGAAGAATACATTAAGTATACATATGATGAGAAGGGGGAGTCTGTACCTTCTAGATTTTTTGAGGATTTTAATATAGATATGGATGAAACGGATGAGGATTTTATTGAAAAAGGGGTATTAAAAAAAAAGAGCGATAAAATTTCTGAATTATTAGAGGGTTGTTCTTATATAGAAGCTATATTACATAATATGAATAAGTCTATTAATCTAACTAAAGCCTATAACGCAATTATTTTAATTTATAATTTCGAGTACGAAAACTACGTTGGAAAATCAGGACAATTTCAATATATTATTTCTACTAGTTATCTTAAGTAG
- a CDS encoding DUF4274 domain-containing protein: MNTKDIKSLEELLYHSDKQYIKIQLENTKDSIFLHWYASNYNWNDGFEAPTMILENPACDFGTALLMFHLADGYRMLENPDQVSNSSLKDWKDFLSKCYMKLLALDFESQSISFDPELTQIQKFKLKKNNPNMPDIFINISPGNLVEVPKI, from the coding sequence ATGAATACAAAGGATATTAAATCACTCGAAGAATTACTCTATCATTCAGACAAACAATATATAAAGATTCAGTTGGAGAATACAAAGGATTCTATATTCCTTCATTGGTATGCTTCAAATTATAATTGGAATGATGGATTTGAAGCGCCAACAATGATTCTAGAGAATCCAGCTTGTGATTTTGGTACAGCATTATTAATGTTTCATTTAGCAGATGGGTATCGTATGCTGGAAAATCCAGATCAGGTATCCAATTCTTCATTAAAAGATTGGAAAGATTTTTTGAGTAAGTGTTATATGAAATTATTAGCCTTAGATTTTGAATCTCAGAGTATTTCTTTTGACCCAGAATTAACACAAATTCAAAAGTTCAAACTAAAGAAGAACAATCCAAACATGCCTGATATCTTCATCAATATATCACCAGGAAATCTGGTAGAGGTTCCTAAAATATAA
- a CDS encoding SMI1/KNR4 family protein yields the protein MKIKQDTIVRPLPSEEMIKNHEKFWRISLPVSFLEFIKENNGVEVEEATIKCNNRDYAIERFLCVLDDIENHPKGIYDIDVVYSKIGERLTDNEDLLGAEVLPIASVFAGDYICLDFRKDKNNPSVCLWSHEESSEFEPITYNVADNVAELLKMI from the coding sequence ATGAAAATAAAACAGGACACTATAGTAAGGCCATTGCCTTCAGAGGAAATGATAAAAAATCACGAAAAGTTTTGGAGAATTTCGTTACCTGTGTCTTTCTTAGAATTTATAAAAGAAAACAATGGTGTAGAGGTTGAGGAAGCAACAATTAAGTGTAACAACCGTGATTATGCAATAGAAAGGTTTTTGTGTGTATTAGACGATATTGAGAATCACCCAAAAGGAATTTATGACATAGATGTTGTATATTCAAAAATAGGTGAAAGGTTAACTGATAATGAGGACTTATTAGGGGCAGAGGTATTGCCGATAGCTAGTGTATTTGCGGGAGACTATATATGCTTAGATTTTAGAAAAGATAAAAATAATCCATCTGTTTGTCTGTGGTCTCATGAAGAATCCAGTGAGTTTGAGCCTATTACATATAATGTGGCAGATAATGTTGCTGAATTGTTAAAGATGATTTAA
- a CDS encoding SMI1/KNR4 family protein, which translates to MGYEHIKANEENSFYSVTENEIKEAEKELNLKFPKELVDFYLEVGYGFIKGSEININRIMDPYSVRDFRLRVNDFEFYPDIEIYNEFENNKLIFFEGSESALISIELNENYRSAVYYYDIQIATSLVEFIKKIEEDDKYYRVTC; encoded by the coding sequence ATGGGCTATGAACATATTAAGGCCAACGAAGAAAACAGTTTTTATTCAGTGACTGAAAATGAAATAAAAGAGGCTGAGAAGGAACTCAATCTAAAATTCCCTAAGGAGTTAGTTGATTTTTATTTAGAGGTTGGCTATGGGTTTATTAAAGGTTCAGAGATTAATATTAATCGTATTATGGACCCATATTCCGTAAGAGATTTTCGGTTAAGAGTTAATGATTTCGAGTTTTATCCTGACATAGAAATATATAATGAATTTGAAAATAACAAACTAATATTTTTTGAAGGTAGTGAATCTGCATTAATATCAATTGAGTTGAATGAGAATTATAGAAGTGCGGTTTACTATTATGATATTCAAATTGCTACTTCTCTTGTAGAATTTATAAAAAAGATAGAAGAAGATGATAAATACTACAGAGTTACTTGCTGA
- a CDS encoding DeoR/GlpR family DNA-binding transcription regulator has product MLAAERKAKIIEFVKRTNIATVTQLSEEFNVHEATIRRDLSEIEREGHLRRTHGGVILGEGIHSEPSFTVRATERVEEKQRIGEKAAEMIQEGDSIILDSGTTTFQIAKHIANKTNITVVTNDINIAAELRDSKGIKVIVTGGVLYPESFMLNGMFTNDVLKKLHVHKAFIGTPAIHPKKGLTHFEELFVPAKMEMINAASEVIVVTDHTKLGGVSLHMVSPINKVDKLITGEEASDTQIQQFKESGVEIIIS; this is encoded by the coding sequence ATGTTAGCAGCAGAACGAAAAGCAAAAATTATTGAATTTGTAAAAAGGACAAACATTGCAACAGTCACACAACTTTCTGAGGAGTTTAATGTGCATGAAGCAACGATCAGAAGAGATCTTTCGGAAATTGAGAGAGAAGGTCATCTACGAAGAACGCATGGCGGCGTCATATTAGGAGAAGGCATTCACTCAGAGCCTTCATTCACAGTACGAGCAACCGAGCGTGTTGAGGAAAAACAGCGCATTGGAGAAAAAGCAGCGGAAATGATTCAAGAAGGTGATAGCATTATCCTGGATTCTGGGACGACAACGTTTCAGATTGCAAAGCATATCGCGAACAAAACAAATATTACCGTTGTTACAAATGACATTAACATTGCCGCAGAGCTTCGTGATTCAAAAGGAATCAAGGTCATCGTAACTGGTGGTGTGCTTTATCCAGAGAGCTTTATGCTGAACGGTATGTTTACAAACGATGTACTAAAGAAATTACATGTTCATAAAGCATTCATTGGTACGCCTGCAATTCATCCTAAAAAAGGACTGACTCATTTTGAAGAGCTTTTTGTACCAGCTAAGATGGAGATGATTAATGCTGCAAGTGAAGTAATCGTTGTTACCGATCACACGAAACTAGGCGGTGTTTCTCTTCACATGGTTTCACCAATCAATAAGGTAGATAAACTCATTACAGGTGAGGAAGCTTCAGATACGCAGATTCAACAGTTCAAAGAAAGCGGAGTAGAAATCATCATTTCTTAA